One genomic window of Coffea eugenioides isolate CCC68of chromosome 1, Ceug_1.0, whole genome shotgun sequence includes the following:
- the LOC113763876 gene encoding taxadien-5-alpha-ol O-acetyltransferase, with translation MSLASKAHHFQVSTPQKKKMQVNVQETITIYPSKTPFTDDHVLPLSHLDTDRNLHVTFRYLRVYLNSDAQQQQPKKPDSDPFHVITTALSAALVHYYQFTGSFSRREPDGRLELHCQVGRGVPVIRARVDFPLSEADYIDDDPDESFVEALVPDPNPDEVISHPMTLQVTAFKCGGFVLGAAIHHSLCDGLGATQFFNHMAELARGASEIRVEPVWDRVNLLGPRNPPRVEFPVQEFLSLDRDFPPYSEKTGRVVREFFNVKDEWLDRLKGILLELSGSKFTTFEALGAFIWRARVKASGIPSDEKVKFAYAINVRKLVKPPLLAGYWGNGCVPMYVQAKAGDLVDQPIYKTAELINKSKYNVSDEYVRSFIDFQELHYHEGITAGAKVSGFTDWRHLGHSTVDFGWGGPVTVFPLSRNLLGSVEPCFFLPNSSANAGKKDGFKLYVYLQEHAVSGFREDMDKLKNLEPGFL, from the exons ATGTCACTGGCCTCAAAAGCCCATCATTTTCAAGTTTcaacaccccaaaaaaaaaagatgcaagTTAACGTTCAAGAAACCATCACAATTTATCCCTCCAAAACTCCGTTCACAGACGATCACGTCCTCCCACTATCCCACCTCGACACCGACCGGAACCTCCACGTCACCTTCCGATATCTCCGGGTTTACTTGAACTCGGACGCCCAGCAGCAGCAGCCCAAGAAACCCGACTCCGATCCGTTCCACGTCATCACAACAGCCCTCTCAGCTGCACTCGTCCATTACTACCAGTTCACCGGCAGCTTCAGCCGCCGGGAGCCGGATGGTCGTCTGGAGCTCCATTGCCAAGTGGGTCGTGGAGTTCCTGTCATTCGGGCCAGGGTTGACTTCCCATTGAGCGAGGCTGATTATATTGATGACGATCCGGATGAGAGCTTCGTGGAGGCTCTTGTACCCGACCCGAACCCGGATGAAGTCATTTCCCACCCGATGACTTTGCAGGTCACCGCGTTCAAGTGTGGCGGGTTTGTTCTCGGGGCGGCGATTCATCACTCGTTGTGTGATGGACTCGGGGCGACTCAGTTTTTCAATCACATGGCTGAGTTGGCTCGTGGGGCGAGTGAGATCAGGGTTGAACCGGTCTGGGACCGGGTGAATTTGCTTGGGCCTAGGAACCCGCCACGGGTCGAGTTTCCGGTTCAGGAATTTTTGAGTCTTGACCGGGATTTTCCGCCATATTCGGAGAAGACCGGACGGGTTGTTAGGGAGTTTTTCAATGTGAAGGATGAGTGGTTGGACCGGCTCAAGGGTATTTTATTAGAGCTGTCCGGTTCGAAATTTACCACTTTTGAGGCTTTGGGTGCTTTTATCTGGCGTGCTAG AGTTAAGGCCTCTGGGATCCCATCTGATGAGAAAGTTAAGTTTGCATATGCAATCAACGTAAGAAAGCTAGTCAAGCCACCGCTACTAGCAGGATACTGGGGAAATGGCTGTGTTCCAATGTATGTTCAGGCCAAAGCCGGAGACCTTGTCGATCAACCGATATATAAAACAGCAGAATTGATCAACAAGAGCAAATACAATGTCTCCGATGAATATGTTCGATCGTTTATCGATTTTCAGGAGCTACATTATCATGAAGGAATCACAGCAGGAGCAAAGGTGAGTGGATTTACTGATTGGAGACACTTAGGCCATTCCACAGTGGACTTTGGTTGGGGAGGTCCTGTTACAGTTTTTCCTCTGTCAAGAAACCTACTTGGAAGTGTTGAGCCCTGTTTCTTTTTGCCCAATTCTTCAGCAAATGCAGGGAAAAAGGATGGCTTTAAACTCTATGTATATTTGCAAGAACATGCTGTGTCAGGTTTCAGAGAAGACATGGATAAATTGAAGAATTTAGAGCCTGGATTCCTTTGA
- the LOC113782421 gene encoding feruloyl CoA ortho-hydroxylase 1-like: MAPALSMDSNSWDVISFAVDKGHGVKGLADLGLHTLPKQYIQPPEEQIINSTIVTDDSIPVIDLSNWNDPNVAEQICNAAEKWGFFQIVNHGIPIEVLENVKEATRRFFALPAEEKNKHSKDSSPSNNVRYGTSFTPKAEKALEWKDFLSLFYVSDDEAAALWPSACRNETLDFMKKSQFVIRKLLEALMKGLNVKEIDETKESLLMGSKRININYYPKCPEPELTVGVGRHSDVSTLTILLQDDIGGLYVKKLDTDAWVHVPPIDGAIVINVGDALQILSNGRYKSVEHRVIANGSRNRISVPIFVNPRPRDIIGPLPELLESGEKPIYKQVLYSDYVKHFFRKAHDGKETVDFAKI, encoded by the exons ATGGCTCCAGCATTGTCCATGGACTCCAATTCATGGGATGTCATAAGTTTTGCCGTAGATAAGGGTCATGGGGTTAAGGGTCTAGCTGACTTGGGACTCCACACTTTGCCTAAGCAATATATTCAACCTCCTGAAGAACAAATCATTAACAGTACCATAGTTACCGATGATTCAATCCCTGTCATTGATTTGTCAAACTGGAATGATCCAAACGTTGCAGAACAAATTTGCAATGCAGCTGAAAAGTGGGGTTTCTTCCAAATTGTTAACCATGGCATCCCAATTGAAGTGCTGGAAAATGTCAAGGAGGCTACGCGTCGGTTCTTTGCACTGCCGGCTGAGGAGAAAAATAAGCATTCAAAAGACAGTTCCCCATCTAACAATGTTAGATATGGCACGAGCTTCACTCCTAAGGCTGAAAAGGCTTTGGAGTGGAAAGATTTTCTCAGTCTCTTCTATGTTTCGGATGATGAGGCTGCTGCACTCTGGCCATCTGCTTGCAG GAACGAAACATTGGATTTCATGAAGAAGTCCCAATTTGTCATCAGAAAGCTATTGGAGGCTTTGATGAAAGGATTGAACGTGAAGGAGATTGACGAAACCAAAGAATCACTCCTGATGGGCTCAAAAAGAATTAACATTAATTATTATCCGAAATGTCCCGAACCTGAACTCACTGTTGGCGTGGGGCGTCACTCAGATGTATCCACCCTAACAATCCTTCTTCAAGATGACATTGGAGGGCTCTACGTGAAAAAATTAGACACTGATGCGTGGGTTCATGTCCCTCCAATTGATGGAGCAATTGTGATCAATGTTGGTGATGCCCTTCAGATTTTGAGCAATGGTCGTTATAAGAGTGTTGAGCATCGTGTGATTGCTAATGGAAGCAGGAATAGAATTTCAGTGCCCATATTTGTGAACCCCAGGCCTAGAGACATAATTGGTCCTTTGCCAGAACTTCTTGAGAGTGGGGAGAAGCCAATCTACAAGCAAGTGCTCTACTCGGACTATGTCAAACATTTCTTTAGGAAAGCTCATGATGGAAAGGAAACGGTGGACTTTGCCAAGATATGA
- the LOC113752225 gene encoding feruloyl CoA ortho-hydroxylase 1-like: MAPSPSMDSNSWDVISFAVDKGHGVKGLADLGLETLPKQYIQPPEEQITNSTVVTDDSIPVIDLSNWTDPKVAEQICHAAEKWGFFQIVNHGIPIDVLEDVKEATRRFFDLPAEQKNKHSKDNSPTNNVRYGTSFTPKAEKALEWKDFLSLFYASDDEAAAQWPSACRNEALDFMKKSEFVIRRLMEALMKGLNVKEIDGTKESLLMGSKRINLNYYPKCPEPELTVGVGRHSDVSTLTILLQDDIGGLYVKKLDSDSWVHVPPINGAIVINVGDALQILSNGRYKSIEHRVIANGIKNRISVPIFVNPRPSDAIGPLPEVLEGGEKPIYKKVLYSDYVKHFFRKAHDGKETVDFAKI; the protein is encoded by the exons ATGGCTCCATCACCATCCATGGATTCCAACTCATGGGATGTGATAAGTTTTGCTGTAGATAAGGGTCACGGGGTTAAGGGTCTAGCTGACTTAGGACTAGAGACTTTGCCTAAGCAATACATTCAACCACCTGAAGAACAAATCACAAACAGTACCGTAGTTACCGATGATTCAATCCCTGTCATTGATTTGTCAAACTGGACTGATCCAAAAGTTGCTGAACAAATTTGCCATGCAGCTGAAAAATGGGGTTTCTTCCAAATTGTTAACCATGGCATCCCTATTGATGTTTTAGAAGACGTCAAGGAGGCTACCCGTCGATTCTTTGACTTGCCTGCTGAGCAAAAAAATAAGCACTCGAAAGATAATTCACCAACCAACAATGTGAGATATGGCACCAGCTTCACTCCCAAGGCCGAGAAGGCTTTGGAGTGGAAAGATTTTCTTAGTCTCTTTTATGCTTCGGATGATGAGGCTGCAGCGCAATGGCCTTCTGCATGCAG GAATGAAGCATTGGATTTCATGAAAAAGTCTGAGTTTGTAATCCGAAGGCTAATGGAGGCTTTGATGAAAGGACTAAATGTTAAGGAGATTGATGGAACCAAAGAATCACTCTTAATGGGTTCAAAAAGAATTAACCTTAACTACTATCCCAAATGTCCTGAGCCTGAGTTAACTGTTGGCGTAGGCCGTCACTCAGATGTATCAACGCTAACAATCCTTCTTCAGGATGATATTGGAGGGCTCTATGTGAAAAAATTGGATAGTGATTCATGGGTTCATGTCCCTCCAATTAATGGGGCAATTGTGATCAATGTTGGTGATGCACTGCAAATTTTGAGCAATGGTCGATACAAGAGCATTGAGCATCGTGTGATTGCAAATGGGATCAAGAATCGGATTTCTGTTCCAATATTTGTGAACCCTAGGCCTAGTGACGCTATTGGTCCGCTGCCAGAAGTTCTTGAGGGTGGGGAAAAGCCAATCTACAAGAAAGTTCTGTATTCGGATTATGTCAAGCATTTCTTCAGAAAAGCTCATGACGGGAAGGAGACGGTGGACTTTGCCAAGATTTAA